A genome region from Danio aesculapii chromosome 2, fDanAes4.1, whole genome shotgun sequence includes the following:
- the LOC130246826 gene encoding E3 ubiquitin-protein ligase TRIM16-like isoform X1: protein MLAEVVEKLKKTKLQAARPAQCYSESADVECDVCTGDKNKAVKSCLVCLSSYCQNHLEQHESFFRGKRHDLMDATGRLQEMICPQHEKLLEVFCRTDQCCICLLCVDEHKNHEIVSAAAERTDKQRQLKETQSKPNQRIQRKLEECEELRAAVKSHKRSAQAAVEDTERIFTELIRSIERSRSEVTQLIREQEKAAVSGAEGQLERLEQEIDDLRRRDAELEQLSHTDHHIHFLQSFQSPSAPPGSTNSSSITVSSHLSFDDVGKSVSRLKEKLELFCREEIEKITQRIRDYKGTTPTPTPEPKIHQEILQLRDITRISKPELKSREEFLYYSRQLTVDPNTVNNYLLLSEGNRVIESSCTDKYYPDHPDRFECRPQVLCNESVLRRCYWEVEWSGDVEISVSYRSISRKGQGSECVFGRNDKSWSLVHSDSSFFFWHNDIRTKLPVISNLSRTGASNLSRIGVFLDYSEGTLSFYSVSDTMSLIHRVHTTFTQPLYPGFGIDSFCFLGPLPFSKVKLTGGDGAYW from the exons ATGCTGGCTGAAGTGGTGGAGAAACTCAAGAAGACAAAACTACAAGCTGCTCGTCCTGCTCAGTGTTACTCTGAATCTGCAGATGTGGAGTGTGATGTTTGTACTGGGGACAAAAATAAAGCCGTCAAATCCTGTCTGGTGTGTCTGAGCTCTTACTGCCAGAATCATCTTGAACAACACGAGAGTTTCTTCAGAGGTAAAAGACACGATCTGATGGACGCCACTGGACGACTGCAGGAGATGATCTGCCCTCAACATGAGAAACTACTGGAGGTTTTCTGTCGTACTGATCAGTGCTGTATTTGTTTGCTGTGTGTGGATGAACACAAAAACCATGAGATCGTATCAGCTGCAGCAGAGAGGACTGACAAACAG AGGCAGTTGAAGGAAACCCAGAGTAAACCTAATCAGAGAATCCAGAGGAAACTGGAGGAGTGTGAGGAGCTGAGAGCGGCTGTAAAGTCTCACAAG CGCTCTGCACAGGCAGCAGTGGAGGACACTGAGAGGATCTTTACTGAGCTCATCCGCTCCATTGAGAGAAGCCGCTCTGAGGTGACGCAGCTGATCAGAGAACAGGAAAAGGCTGCAGTGAGTGGAGCTGAAGGACAACTGGAGCGACTGGAGCAGGAGATTGATGATCTGAGGAGGAGAGACGCTGAGCTGGAGCAGCTTTCACACACAGACCATCACATCCATTTCCTCCAG AGTTTCCAGTCTCCCTCTGCTCCTCCTGGATCTACGAACTCATCCAGCATCACTGTCAGCTCTCATCTCTCTTTTGATGATGTTGGTAAATCTGTGTCACGACTGAAAGAGAAACTGGAGCTTTTCTGCAGAGAAGAGATAGAAAAGATAACCCAGAGGA TCAGAGACTATAAAGGCACCACTCCCACTCCCACTCCTGAACCAAAGATTCATCAGGAGATCCTTCAAT TGAGAGACATAACCAGGATTTCCAAACCTGAACTAAAGAGCCGTGAGGAGTTCCTCTATT ATTCCCGTCAGCTCACTGTGGatccaaacacagtgaataatTACCTGTTGCTGTCTGAAGGGAACAGAGTAATTGAATCCAGTTGTACAGACAAGTattatcctgatcatccagacagatttgagtGTCGGCCTCAGGTGTTGTGTAATGAGAGTGTGCTtagacgctgttactgggaggtgGAGTGGAGTGGTGATGTGgaaatatcagtgtcatatagGAGCATCAGCAGGAAGGGACAGGGAAGCGAGTGTGTATTTGGACGTAATGATAAGTCCTGGAGTTTGGTCCACTCTGACTCCAGTTTTTTCTTCTGGCACAATGACATAAGGACCAAACTGCCAGTAATATCCAACCTGTCTAGAACAGGAGCGTCCAACTTGTCTAGAATAGGAGTGTTTTTGGATTACAGTGAAGGAACTCTGTCCTTCTACAGCGTCTctgacacaatgagcctcattcACAGAGTCCACACCACATTCACTCAGCCGCTGTACCCTGGGTTCGGGATTGATTCATTCTGTTTTCTAGGTCCCTTACCCTTCTCAAAGGTAAAACTTACTGGGGGAGACGGGGCGTATTGGTAG
- the LOC130246826 gene encoding tripartite motif-containing protein 16-like isoform X2 has protein sequence MAESSILVAQDQFSCSVCLDLLKDSVAIPCGHSYCMSCISGCWDQDEEKGVYSCPQCRQTFTPRPALGKNTMLAEVVEKLKKTKLQAARPAQCYSESADVECDVCTGDKNKAVKSCLVCLSSYCQNHLEQHESFFRGKRHDLMDATGRLQEMICPQHEKLLEVFCRTDQCCICLLCVDEHKNHEIVSAAAERTDKQRQLKETQSKPNQRIQRKLEECEELRAAVKSHKRSAQAAVEDTERIFTELIRSIERSRSEVTQLIREQEKAAVSGAEGQLERLEQEIDDLRRRDAELEQLSHTDHHIHFLQSFQSPSAPPGSTNSSSITVSSHLSFDDVGKSVSRLKEKLELFCREEIEKITQRIRDYKGTTPTPTPEPKIHQEILQLRDITRISKPELKSREEFLYYSRQLTVDPNTVNNYLLLSEGNRVIESSCTDKYYPDHPDRFECRPQVLCNESVLRRCYWEVEWSGDVEISVSYRSISRKGQGSECVFGRNDKSWSLVHSDSSFFFWHNDIRTKLPVISNLSRTGASNLSRIGVFLDYSEGTLSFYSVSDTMSLIHRVHTTFTQPLYPGFGIDSFCFLGPLPFSKVKLTGGDGAYW, from the exons ATGGCAGAATCCAGTATTTTAGTGGCTCAGGATCAGTTCAGCTGTTCAGTCTGTCTGGATCTACTGAAGGATTCAGTGGCCATTCCCTGTGGACACAGTTACtgtatgagctgtatttcaggcTGCTGGGATCAGGATGAGGAGAAGGGAGTCTACAGCTGCCCTCAGTGCAGACAGACCTTCACTCCAAGACCTGCTTTAGGGAAAAACACCATGCTGGCTGAAGTGGTGGAGAAACTCAAGAAGACAAAACTACAAGCTGCTCGTCCTGCTCAGTGTTACTCTGAATCTGCAGATGTGGAGTGTGATGTTTGTACTGGGGACAAAAATAAAGCCGTCAAATCCTGTCTGGTGTGTCTGAGCTCTTACTGCCAGAATCATCTTGAACAACACGAGAGTTTCTTCAGAGGTAAAAGACACGATCTGATGGACGCCACTGGACGACTGCAGGAGATGATCTGCCCTCAACATGAGAAACTACTGGAGGTTTTCTGTCGTACTGATCAGTGCTGTATTTGTTTGCTGTGTGTGGATGAACACAAAAACCATGAGATCGTATCAGCTGCAGCAGAGAGGACTGACAAACAG AGGCAGTTGAAGGAAACCCAGAGTAAACCTAATCAGAGAATCCAGAGGAAACTGGAGGAGTGTGAGGAGCTGAGAGCGGCTGTAAAGTCTCACAAG CGCTCTGCACAGGCAGCAGTGGAGGACACTGAGAGGATCTTTACTGAGCTCATCCGCTCCATTGAGAGAAGCCGCTCTGAGGTGACGCAGCTGATCAGAGAACAGGAAAAGGCTGCAGTGAGTGGAGCTGAAGGACAACTGGAGCGACTGGAGCAGGAGATTGATGATCTGAGGAGGAGAGACGCTGAGCTGGAGCAGCTTTCACACACAGACCATCACATCCATTTCCTCCAG AGTTTCCAGTCTCCCTCTGCTCCTCCTGGATCTACGAACTCATCCAGCATCACTGTCAGCTCTCATCTCTCTTTTGATGATGTTGGTAAATCTGTGTCACGACTGAAAGAGAAACTGGAGCTTTTCTGCAGAGAAGAGATAGAAAAGATAACCCAGAGGA TCAGAGACTATAAAGGCACCACTCCCACTCCCACTCCTGAACCAAAGATTCATCAGGAGATCCTTCAAT TGAGAGACATAACCAGGATTTCCAAACCTGAACTAAAGAGCCGTGAGGAGTTCCTCTATT ATTCCCGTCAGCTCACTGTGGatccaaacacagtgaataatTACCTGTTGCTGTCTGAAGGGAACAGAGTAATTGAATCCAGTTGTACAGACAAGTattatcctgatcatccagacagatttgagtGTCGGCCTCAGGTGTTGTGTAATGAGAGTGTGCTtagacgctgttactgggaggtgGAGTGGAGTGGTGATGTGgaaatatcagtgtcatatagGAGCATCAGCAGGAAGGGACAGGGAAGCGAGTGTGTATTTGGACGTAATGATAAGTCCTGGAGTTTGGTCCACTCTGACTCCAGTTTTTTCTTCTGGCACAATGACATAAGGACCAAACTGCCAGTAATATCCAACCTGTCTAGAACAGGAGCGTCCAACTTGTCTAGAATAGGAGTGTTTTTGGATTACAGTGAAGGAACTCTGTCCTTCTACAGCGTCTctgacacaatgagcctcattcACAGAGTCCACACCACATTCACTCAGCCGCTGTACCCTGGGTTCGGGATTGATTCATTCTGTTTTCTAGGTCCCTTACCCTTCTCAAAGGTAAAACTTACTGGGGGAGACGGGGCGTATTGGTAG